From the genome of Legionella beliardensis:
CAGCAATAATGGCTGGACAAGACTGTTTCATAGCGGCTATAAAATCGCGAGTAGGCTCAATTAATAAGTCTGCAAAACTTGCTAAAGGTCTTTTCTTCTTTGCAGCTTGTACTTCTAATAACTTTTGCTGGGCTATTTTTTGTAAAATACTAGTTGTCATAATGCTTGCAGTTGCGAGTAAAGTCTCGAAATTGTAAAAATTGTTGTTTAGCAGCGCCACTGTCAATGGCTGCAGCTGCCATTTCAATGCCTGATTTAAAATCACCGGCTAAGTCTGCACAATAAAGTGCAATAGCCGTATTTAATAAGATACTATCACGTGGCGCACCTAAAGCGCCAGCAAACACGGCCTCAATTAATTGAAGGCTTTGGCTCGCTGTATGAACAATGAGGTTATCTAGGTTAGGGTGATAACAATTAAAATCTTTAGGATTAATAGCCCAAGTAAACTGTCGTCCTTGATGATATTCAAGAATTGTGGTGGGTGCTGAGATACTAATTTCATCTAGCCCGTCTTCGGAATGCAGAATAATAACTCGCTCACTGCCTAAATTAACGAGTACTTGTAATAAACTCTCTTGCCAATCTTTGGCAAAAACGCCAATGACTTGTTTTTTAACATGGGCTGGATTTAATAAAGGGCCTAATAAATTAAACAAGGTTTTTATGCCTAGTTGCCTACGTACTTCTTTGACCCGCTGGGTAGCTTGGTTAAAATGAGGTGCAAATAGAAAGCAAATATTATTCTGGTTTAAGCAAGATTTTAATTGTTCATCAGAAAGCTCGATATTAAACCCTGCTTCTATTAGTAAGTCAGCACTACCACTTGAGCTTGAAACCGAACGATTACCATGTTTAGCAACTTTAGCGCCAGCTGCTGCAGCAACAATGCTACTTGCTGTAGAGATATTAAAGGTATGTTTACCATCGCCACCGGTTCCTGCCATATCGATTAAATCAGGCCCAAGATCGATACTATGTATTCTTTCTTGCATCGTTTTGGCAGCGGCTGTTAGTTCATCGATGGATTCACCTTTGGCGCGCATTAATGTAAGAAAGGCACCAATCTCGGCATCAGATAACTTGTCATCAATACAAGCTCGCATAACCTGCTGCATGTCAGCAAAGCTTAAGTTCTCCTGATTAATTAAGCGCTCAAAAATCTCTGATAGTTTCATAATTTAAAAAATTTGTTAATAATTGCAAGCCATGCTCACTTAAGATGGATTCGGGGTGAAATTGTAAACCAAACAGCGGATGTTGACGATGAGAAATTGCCATAATTGTATCCTCTGCCCACGCGTCAATTGAGAAAACAGGGGGCAGGGTCGCAACATCAACGGCTAACGAGTGGTAACGCATTGCTTGGAAAGGATTTGGTAAATCGTGGAATAATTTTCGTTTATGATGCATGATGGTTGATGTTTTACCATGTACCGTTTGTGGTGCCTGAATAATAGTTGCGCCAAAGGCTTGGGCTAGGCATTGATGGCCAAGGCAAATACCTAAAATAGGAATAGTTTGATAAAAGTGTGCAATAACCGCTAGTGAAATACCCGCATCCATTGGCCCTTTAGGGCCGGGTGAAATAACAAGATAAGAGGGCGATAATTGTTCAATATCGGTGATCGTTAAATCATTATTTTTAAATACTCTGACTTCTTGATTTAATACTTGAAAATAGTGCACTAAGTTATAGGTAAATGAATCATAATTATCAATAAGTAATAGCATAATAAGTTATAATGAAAATTCTTCACCAAGATAGACAGTACGTACTTGCTGATTAGCTAAAATATCAACAGGCGCCCCTTCACATAAAATTTTCCCCTGATTGACTATATAAGCTCGTTCACAAATGTCTAATGTTTCTCTAACATTATGATCGGTAATTAAAACGCCAATATTTTTTTCACATAAATGGGAAATAATACGTTTAATATCAATAACTGAAATAGGGTCAACTCCGGCGAAAGGCTCATCTAACAAAATAAAAGCCGGTTCAATTGCAAGTGCGCGCGCTATTTCAACACGACGGCGCTCTCCACCAGAGAGGCTCATGCCTAAGTTATTTTCTAGATGAGAAATATTAAATTCCTCTAATAATTGTTTTAATTTGTTTTGCCTGCCTTCATTATCAAGGTCTTTGCGTAATTGCAAAATGGAATAAATATTATCAGCAACACTCATTTTACGAAATACTGAGGCTTCTTGCGGTAAGTAGCCTATACCTAAGCGAGCACGCTGATGCATTGGTGCTAGCGTAATATTTTGCTCATCAAGAAAAATATTGCCTTCATCACAACTTTGTAAACCAACAATCATGTAAAAGCAGGTGGTTTTACCTGCACCATTTGGACCTAATAAGCCGACACATTCTCCTCGCTTTATATTGATACTAACATCACTGACGACCGTCCTTCCTTTAAAAGATTTTTTTAAGTGCAGTGCTGATAGTTTATTCATGCGCTTGACCCTGACCTTGATGAAAAATAATAGTGGTGCGCATTTTATTGTCACCTTGAGAGATGACATGTTTTTTTTCAGTATTGTAAGTGATTTTAGGCGCCGATAAAGAATCTTCACCTTGTTCAATACGGGCATTACCAATTAAAACAATTAAATGACGTTCAGGATAATAGTTTATTTTCAATGCATAAGCATGAAGGGGTGGTTTATTTGCATCAGTCTGCGTCCAAAAATGTGCAGGCTCTTTATCGGTACCAAGGGCTTGAGCAAAAGTAAGCTTATTATGCTGATTAACTTTGGTAATCGCTTTTGTTGCCCGTAAATGAGTTGTCCCTTGATCAAATTGCACATTACCAATATAGGTACCTTGATGTGCTTGTTGGTTTAAATCTGCTGTATCGGCAGCTAATTGAGCCGTGACATTTTTATCTGTGTCTAATGCGAATACTTTAAAACTAGCTAATGCTAGTAAACTTATCCGTATAAATTTTAAACTAGCCATGGTTTGGTTCATAGATTGCCTGCGCTTTATTTAATAATTCAACACGTTTTTGATCAAGATAAGCTTTCATTCCTTGTGAATGGATGACGCTACCGGGTTGTTCAAAAATAACAGCAAGCGTTGTTGTAGCAAATTTTTGTTCAGGGAAATAAACAAGCTCTTCTGTTTTCAAAGTACTTTCCGGCGATTTAATTCCCTTATCTTGATGTACAATAACGTGGCCAATAAACGTAATTTGCTTTCCTTTATCAAGTGCTAATGCTTTTTCTGATTGAATATCCCATTTAGGTTCATTATTGTTTTGGGTAAGAATAATGTGAGGAGAGTCAAAAAAATAAGTGTTTTTTTCCGGAACGTGCTTAGCTTGTGGGCTTTCTAGAAAATGAGCTAAGGTGCCTTTTGCATCAAATTGGCGAACCTTAATTCCTGTAGCCACGGAATCAGGCATTTTTGCTAAAGCATTATCATCAAGCTTTATGACCGAAGATGAGCTGGCAAAATACCAGCCAAAACAAGATAGAGCAATTAATAAGAAAAAACCCCAGACAGATTGCTTAGCGGCATTCATGATAAAAGATACCGAGCTAATGCATCTTCTTGTTTTTGTTGGGCATTTAAAATGAGATCACAAACTTCGCGAACCGCTCCACGTCCTCCTGTTTGTTCCGTTTGCCAGACAGCAAATTCTTTTACCTGTGGTACTGCGTTAGCAACAGCGATGCCTAAACCCACTTGTTGTATGATAGCTAAATCAGGTAAGTCATCGCCAATATAGGCTAAATGCTCATTGGCAAAGCCAAGCTGTTCTTTAAGCTTGATAAACGCATTGCGCTTATCAACTTGCCCCTTAAAATAATATTTAATACCAAGCTGCTCCATACGATAATCGATAACCGGGTTACGGGAAGTCGTAATCACACCGACTTCAATCCCAACTGCCATCAGTAATTTTAAACCCATGCCGTCTTGAACATGAAACGCTTTTAATTCATTACCGTAATTATCCAAATAGAGAAGGCCATCTGTTAAAACACCATCGACATCGCAGATTAGGCATTTTATTTTCTTAGCTCTTTCTATTAAGTTCGTTGTCATTATTACTCACTTGTTAATTGGTAAATCAGTAGCTGACCACTATAGTATAAAACTTAGGCAAAAAAGTCTAATAGACACCTGCTTTAAGTAAGTCATGCAAATGAAGCACGGCAAGAGGCCGTCTAACATCATCAATAACAACTAATGAGGTAATGGAAAACTTTTCCATAATAGCTAGTGCTTCAGCAGCTAGAATACCTTTAGAAATAGTTTTGCAATTTCTACTCATCACGTTGGTAATTGGCGTGGTATTAATATCAATCTGCTGATTTAAGGTTCGTCTAATATCGCCATCGGTGTAAACACCCACTAAATAGCCTTGTTTATCAATAATACAAGTCATACCTAATTTCTTAGCGGTAACTTCAATAAGTGCCTCGCTAATAGTGGCTGTTTCTGGTACTAAGGGTAGTGAGTCCCCTTGATGATAAAGATCGTCTATGCGCAGCAAGAGTCGACGTCCTAGTGCACCACCAGGATGTGATAAAGCAAAATCTATCTCACTAAATCCCTTGGCTTCTAATAAGGCAATAGCTAGGGCATCGCCCATAACGAGCGACACGGTTGTACTTGTAGTTGGCGCAAGACCAAGCGGGCATGCTTC
Proteins encoded in this window:
- a CDS encoding KpsF/GutQ family sugar-phosphate isomerase codes for the protein MNFSKLALAVIETEAQAVLELTQRIDHRFEQACELLLNCQGRVVVTGMGKSGHIANKIASTLSSTGTPSFFLHPGEASHGDLGMITNQDTVIAISNSGHTNEIITLLPLLKRLQIPLIALTGNQDSTLAKAATVSLDISVKQEACPLGLAPTTSTTVSLVMGDALAIALLEAKGFSEIDFALSHPGGALGRRLLLRIDDLYHQGDSLPLVPETATISEALIEVTAKKLGMTCIIDKQGYLVGVYTDGDIRRTLNQQIDINTTPITNVMSRNCKTISKGILAAEALAIMEKFSITSLVVIDDVRRPLAVLHLHDLLKAGVY
- a CDS encoding anthranilate synthase component II produces the protein MLLLIDNYDSFTYNLVHYFQVLNQEVRVFKNNDLTITDIEQLSPSYLVISPGPKGPMDAGISLAVIAHFYQTIPILGICLGHQCLAQAFGATIIQAPQTVHGKTSTIMHHKRKLFHDLPNPFQAMRYHSLAVDVATLPPVFSIDAWAEDTIMAISHRQHPLFGLQFHPESILSEHGLQLLTNFLNYETIRDF
- the lptA gene encoding lipopolysaccharide transport periplasmic protein LptA, which gives rise to MASLKFIRISLLALASFKVFALDTDKNVTAQLAADTADLNQQAHQGTYIGNVQFDQGTTHLRATKAITKVNQHNKLTFAQALGTDKEPAHFWTQTDANKPPLHAYALKINYYPERHLIVLIGNARIEQGEDSLSAPKITYNTEKKHVISQGDNKMRTTIIFHQGQGQAHE
- the lptB gene encoding LPS export ABC transporter ATP-binding protein, whose amino-acid sequence is MNKLSALHLKKSFKGRTVVSDVSINIKRGECVGLLGPNGAGKTTCFYMIVGLQSCDEGNIFLDEQNITLAPMHQRARLGIGYLPQEASVFRKMSVADNIYSILQLRKDLDNEGRQNKLKQLLEEFNISHLENNLGMSLSGGERRRVEIARALAIEPAFILLDEPFAGVDPISVIDIKRIISHLCEKNIGVLITDHNVRETLDICERAYIVNQGKILCEGAPVDILANQQVRTVYLGEEFSL
- the lptC gene encoding LPS export ABC transporter periplasmic protein LptC codes for the protein MNAAKQSVWGFFLLIALSCFGWYFASSSSVIKLDDNALAKMPDSVATGIKVRQFDAKGTLAHFLESPQAKHVPEKNTYFFDSPHIILTQNNNEPKWDIQSEKALALDKGKQITFIGHVIVHQDKGIKSPESTLKTEELVYFPEQKFATTTLAVIFEQPGSVIHSQGMKAYLDQKRVELLNKAQAIYEPNHG
- a CDS encoding KdsC family phosphatase, translated to MTTNLIERAKKIKCLICDVDGVLTDGLLYLDNYGNELKAFHVQDGMGLKLLMAVGIEVGVITTSRNPVIDYRMEQLGIKYYFKGQVDKRNAFIKLKEQLGFANEHLAYIGDDLPDLAIIQQVGLGIAVANAVPQVKEFAVWQTEQTGGRGAVREVCDLILNAQQKQEDALARYLLS
- the trpD gene encoding anthranilate phosphoribosyltransferase produces the protein MKLSEIFERLINQENLSFADMQQVMRACIDDKLSDAEIGAFLTLMRAKGESIDELTAAAKTMQERIHSIDLGPDLIDMAGTGGDGKHTFNISTASSIVAAAAGAKVAKHGNRSVSSSSGSADLLIEAGFNIELSDEQLKSCLNQNNICFLFAPHFNQATQRVKEVRRQLGIKTLFNLLGPLLNPAHVKKQVIGVFAKDWQESLLQVLVNLGSERVIILHSEDGLDEISISAPTTILEYHQGRQFTWAINPKDFNCYHPNLDNLIVHTASQSLQLIEAVFAGALGAPRDSILLNTAIALYCADLAGDFKSGIEMAAAAIDSGAAKQQFLQFRDFTRNCKHYDN